One window of Dermacentor andersoni chromosome 7, qqDerAnde1_hic_scaffold, whole genome shotgun sequence genomic DNA carries:
- the LOC140219614 gene encoding uncharacterized protein, with product MTSQTATRTFRTKRTRSTAKADIVSLSAVSLFELQKRQKDKHKKTKRTKTTKTQNDKKTKTTRTQNDKNDNNTKTTKTQNDKNTKRQKRQKHENDKNAKTTKTQNDKNDKKTKTTKTQNDKKTQKRQKGQKRQKHKTTKRQTTRTQNDKNDKSKKTKTTKTTETQKHNNTTTTTQHNNNNTTTTTTTTKQQQQQQQSNNNNKRTTKEQQKHNNTTTKTQHKNNKNTTTTQQQQKHNKTITKTQQKQQQIQQQKQQQQGQQQQRQQQHKNDKTTKTQKQQKRQKHKNDNKNKKKNKNDSNNDKNTKTTTTKTTKTQK from the exons ATGACGTCACAAACAGCGACAAGGACTTTCAGGACGAAAAGAACTAGGTCGACCGCGAAAGCGGACATCGTTTCTCTGTCAGCTGTATCTCTCTTTGAGCT ACAAAAACGacagaaagacaaacacaaaaagacaaaaaggacAAAAACGACAAAAACACAAAACGACAAAAAGACAAAAACGACAAGAACACAAAACGACAAAAACGACAATAACACGAAAACGACAAAAACACAAAACGACAAAAACACAAAACGACAAAAACGACAAAAACACGAAAACGACAAAAACGCAAAAACGACAAAAACACAAAACGACAAAAACGACAAAAAGACAAAAACGACAAAAACACAAAACGACAAAAAgacacaaaaaagacaaaaaggacaAAAACGACAAAAACACAAAACGACAAAAAGACAAACGACAAGAACACAAAACGACAAAAACGACAAAAGCAAAAAGACAAAAACGACAAAAACGacagaaacacaaaaacacaacaacacaacaacaacaacacaacacaacaacaacaacacaacaacaacaacaacaacaacaaagcaacaacaacaacaacaacaaagcaacaacaacaacaaaagaacaacaaaagaacaacaaaaacacaacaacacaacaacaaaaacacaacacaaaaacaacaaaaacacaacaacaacacaacaacaacaaaaacacaacaaaacaataacaaaaacacaacaaaaacaacaacaaatacaacaacaaaaacaacaacaacaaggacaacaacaacaaagacaacaacaacacaaaaacgacaaaacgacaaaaacacaaaaacaacaaaaacgacaaaaacacaaaaacgacaacaaaaacaaaaaaaaaaacaaaaacgacagcaataacgacaaaaacacaaaaacgacaacaacaaaaacgacaaaaacacaaaaatga